From a single Intestinibaculum porci genomic region:
- a CDS encoding DUF975 family protein encodes MDIKLIKTRAKQELIKNKEGLIRVVLIDGFILLIPGFFTANDYTTIISLIVTLAFLTVPHGLVVSGLKFINGQGEEVDESDSMVGLKRWRELLPTYVLNVLYVLLYTLIPVIAMIIVYTMSGGFLTSNNMISMGLLGVAAVVLGIYVAFRLLLTPYLLEDYGMKKSEAINASRELMRGHVFDYVKLVLSFLPFIIIQALITYGLTYVLMLGLPAFVVEIIVSVVSLIIGVYTYLPLLTVSTAVFYKELAYRAYH; translated from the coding sequence ATGGATATTAAATTAATAAAAACACGGGCAAAACAGGAACTTATAAAAAATAAAGAAGGGCTCATTCGTGTTGTTCTTATTGATGGGTTCATTCTTTTGATTCCTGGTTTCTTTACCGCTAATGATTATACGACAATTATTTCACTGATTGTTACGCTCGCATTTTTAACAGTGCCTCACGGTCTAGTAGTCAGCGGCCTGAAGTTTATTAATGGTCAGGGTGAAGAAGTCGATGAAAGCGATAGTATGGTAGGTCTTAAAAGATGGCGAGAACTCTTGCCGACCTATGTTTTAAATGTCTTATATGTCCTCTTATATACGCTTATTCCCGTTATTGCGATGATTATCGTCTATACGATGAGTGGCGGTTTCCTCACCAGTAATAACATGATTTCTATGGGGCTATTAGGGGTGGCAGCTGTTGTCTTGGGTATTTATGTAGCTTTTCGCTTGTTATTAACACCTTATCTTTTAGAAGATTATGGGATGAAGAAATCAGAAGCAATCAATGCCTCAAGAGAACTGATGCGTGGTCATGTCTTTGATTATGTGAAACTGGTGCTTTCCTTCCTGCCTTTTATCATTATTCAGGCTCTTATCACTTATGGTTTAACCTATGTGTTAATGCTTGGTTTACCGGCTTTTGTGGTAGAAATTATTGTCAGTGTTGTCTCATTGATCATTGGTGTTTATACCTATTTACCATTATTAACGGTATCAACAGCTGTCTTCTATAAAGAGCTTGCTTATCGTGCTTATCATTGA
- the metK gene encoding methionine adenosyltransferase: protein MKEKILFTSESVSEGHPDKVCDQISDAILDACLKEDPNSRVACECFTTTNLVVIGGEITTNAHVDYEQVARDVLRKIGYTSDELGIDADHCRIEVVMDTQSSDIALGTNNEVGGAGDQGIMFGYATNETKGYMPLPISIAHQLVRYASELRHEGTFKWARPDMKSQVTIDYTEETPKIDTILMSIQHDPDFDEKEFKRFIKEDIMDKVVDDYGLNHDYKVFINPTGRFVIGGPHGDTGLTGRKIIVDTYGGSAHHGGGAFSGKDPTKVDRSAAYISRYIAKNLVAAGLCDRCEIQLSYAIGVKEPTSVFVETYGTEKVSRDVILEAIKKEFNLTPQGIIDTLNLRQPIYSKTAAYGHFGRKEFPWEKLDKVDTLKQYLD from the coding sequence ATGAAAGAAAAGATTTTATTTACTTCAGAATCAGTATCTGAAGGACATCCTGATAAGGTTTGTGATCAGATTAGTGATGCTATTTTAGATGCCTGTCTGAAGGAAGATCCTAACTCACGTGTTGCATGCGAATGTTTCACAACGACAAACTTAGTTGTCATTGGTGGTGAAATTACCACTAACGCTCACGTGGATTATGAACAGGTAGCTCGTGATGTCTTAAGAAAGATTGGTTATACATCAGATGAATTAGGTATTGATGCTGATCATTGCCGCATTGAAGTTGTGATGGATACCCAGTCAAGCGATATCGCTTTAGGAACCAACAACGAAGTTGGCGGAGCTGGTGACCAGGGGATTATGTTTGGTTATGCGACCAACGAAACCAAAGGTTATATGCCATTACCAATTTCTATTGCCCATCAGTTAGTGCGTTATGCTAGTGAATTACGTCATGAAGGAACCTTCAAATGGGCTCGTCCAGATATGAAATCACAGGTTACGATTGATTATACGGAAGAAACACCTAAGATTGATACAATCTTAATGTCGATCCAGCATGATCCTGACTTTGATGAAAAAGAATTCAAACGTTTCATTAAAGAAGATATTATGGATAAAGTCGTTGATGATTATGGTTTAAATCATGACTATAAGGTATTTATCAATCCGACAGGTCGTTTTGTGATCGGCGGTCCACATGGTGATACTGGTTTAACTGGACGTAAGATTATCGTTGATACCTATGGCGGATCTGCGCATCATGGCGGCGGGGCTTTCTCAGGGAAAGACCCAACCAAGGTAGACCGTTCAGCAGCTTATATCTCACGTTATATTGCGAAGAACTTAGTCGCCGCCGGATTATGTGATCGCTGTGAAATTCAGTTATCATATGCAATTGGGGTAAAAGAACCAACTTCTGTTTTTGTGGAAACTTATGGAACAGAAAAGGTGTCAAGAGATGTCATTTTAGAAGCAATCAAAAAGGAATTCAATTTGACTCCACAAGGGATTATTGATACACTCAACTTAAGACAGCCTATTTATTCAAAAACTGCTGCTTATGGTCACTTTGGAAGAAAAGAATTCCCATGGGAAAAGCTTGATAAAGTGGATACCTTAAAACAGTACTTAGATTAA
- a CDS encoding NifU family protein, with amino-acid sequence MDTVNSTNETEKKFATSDDPETEKKIIEVINKLRPYLQRDGGDLEYVKFEDGVVYVHVLGACSGCMFISDDIKEGVELILVEEVPGVNEVIAI; translated from the coding sequence ATGGATACAGTAAATAGTACAAATGAAACAGAAAAGAAATTTGCGACCAGTGATGATCCTGAAACTGAAAAAAAGATCATTGAAGTTATTAATAAATTAAGACCTTACTTGCAGCGTGATGGCGGCGATCTTGAATATGTCAAATTCGAAGATGGTGTTGTTTATGTCCATGTATTAGGGGCATGTTCAGGCTGTATGTTCATCTCTGATGATATTAAAGAAGGTGTTGAATTAATCTTAGTCGAAGAAGTGCCTGGGGTTAACGAAGTCATTGCTATTTAA